Proteins encoded by one window of Cellvibrio sp. KY-GH-1:
- a CDS encoding DUF2938 family protein, whose protein sequence is MYNPSELMFAILVVGVGATLVMDLWALFLKRVLAVPSLSYCLVGRWVSHMATGVFWHTKISNADVRAGECALGWVVHYLIGIAYAAILLVPMQGVWLSWLDQAPLSAFSIALLFGLTTVVFPFFIMQPALGFGIAAGNNPNPVQARLKTLVTHSVFGVGLFAAGFIYQWLQP, encoded by the coding sequence ATGTACAACCCAAGTGAATTAATGTTTGCCATACTCGTTGTAGGTGTTGGAGCGACGCTGGTAATGGATTTGTGGGCGCTGTTTTTAAAACGCGTGCTGGCAGTCCCTTCGTTGAGCTATTGTCTGGTAGGACGGTGGGTTAGCCATATGGCGACGGGTGTTTTCTGGCACACTAAAATTAGTAATGCCGATGTGCGCGCGGGTGAATGTGCGCTGGGGTGGGTAGTCCACTATTTAATCGGAATTGCTTATGCCGCAATATTGTTAGTGCCGATGCAAGGTGTGTGGTTGAGCTGGCTTGATCAGGCACCACTGTCGGCATTCTCGATCGCTCTGCTATTTGGATTGACCACCGTTGTCTTTCCATTTTTTATTATGCAACCGGCATTGGGGTTTGGTATAGCAGCTGGTAACAATCCTAATCCCGTGCAAGCACGCCTGAAAACCTTGGTGACTCACAGTGTTTTCGGTGTGGGACTTTTTGCGGCAGGGTTCATCTACCAATGGTTACAACCTTAG
- a CDS encoding DUF2798 domain-containing protein: protein MIAKKYTSFVFSFFMALLMSGIMSLVISLFNLGLVDGIAQRWLHAWVFAFSVALPTIIAVTPLVRQLVAKVVRD from the coding sequence ATGATTGCTAAAAAATATACCTCTTTTGTATTTTCTTTTTTTATGGCGTTGTTGATGTCCGGGATTATGTCCCTGGTAATTAGCCTGTTTAATTTGGGTTTGGTTGATGGCATTGCGCAGCGCTGGTTACATGCGTGGGTCTTTGCTTTTTCAGTGGCGTTGCCAACCATTATTGCGGTGACACCGTTGGTGCGTCAGTTAGTGGCAAAAGTCGTTCGCGACTAG
- the urtB gene encoding urea ABC transporter permease subunit UrtB: protein MRNLIKPLGQWQMQLILLVSICVSASVFSQDAEQSVAEASANSVISDSSPDVEPEFNKLVKALTQGSLPARAQTAKKLAALDDPRTAQIIEALQTGNLYASKGDNPSVAIANGDSYTDAISGEKFTGDSDSIKRVPINNSMRTQLRTLLALLNLNHKDSAIRLDAVKRMIADGVDEDSIALLQERQKTEPDADVRDAIASAVALLNLQSTEQQVRLDAIQILRGSLQQEVRTALSEIASNDADEKVKLQAQLALSAIDDRVAAFRLAENIFFGLSLGSVLLLSAIGLSITFGVMGVINMAHGELMMIGAYVTWVVQQMFPNQIAYSLMIAIPAAFIVAGLVGIAIERGVIRFLYGRPLETLLATFGISLILQQAARSIFSPLNRAVELPAWMSGSMEINPVLSITYNRLYIFIFGLLVFFALLVILKKTSLGLKVRAVSQNRAMARAVGVRANWVDAMTFGLGSGIAGIAGVALSQLTNVGPNLGQAYIIDSFMVVVFGGVGNLWGTLVGAMGLGIINKFLEPYAGAVLAKVLVLVLLILFIQKRPKGIFPQKGRAAAD, encoded by the coding sequence ATGCGAAATTTAATTAAGCCGTTGGGTCAATGGCAAATGCAATTGATATTGCTGGTATCAATTTGCGTTTCAGCCTCGGTATTTTCGCAAGACGCTGAACAATCAGTCGCCGAGGCTTCGGCAAATAGCGTTATCAGTGATTCAAGCCCTGACGTAGAACCAGAATTTAACAAACTGGTTAAAGCACTGACTCAAGGCAGTTTGCCCGCGCGCGCGCAAACCGCAAAAAAATTAGCGGCGCTGGATGACCCGCGCACCGCACAGATTATAGAAGCCCTGCAAACCGGCAACCTCTACGCCAGCAAAGGCGACAACCCCAGCGTTGCCATCGCCAACGGCGACAGCTATACCGATGCCATTAGCGGCGAAAAATTCACGGGGGATTCGGATTCAATAAAACGGGTCCCGATCAACAACAGCATGCGCACCCAATTGCGTACACTCCTCGCGCTGCTCAATTTAAATCACAAGGATTCCGCCATTCGTTTGGATGCGGTCAAGCGGATGATTGCCGATGGTGTCGATGAAGACTCAATCGCGCTTTTACAAGAGCGTCAAAAAACTGAGCCGGATGCCGATGTGCGCGATGCCATTGCCAGCGCCGTTGCCCTACTCAACCTGCAAAGCACGGAACAGCAAGTTCGTCTGGATGCCATACAAATTCTGCGCGGCAGCTTACAGCAAGAAGTACGCACCGCATTAAGTGAAATCGCGAGCAACGATGCTGACGAAAAAGTAAAACTCCAGGCGCAATTGGCGCTGAGTGCGATTGATGATCGCGTTGCCGCCTTTCGCCTCGCGGAAAACATTTTCTTTGGTCTGAGTTTGGGGTCAGTGCTACTGCTCTCCGCCATTGGCCTTTCCATCACCTTTGGTGTGATGGGCGTAATTAATATGGCACACGGCGAGTTGATGATGATCGGCGCCTATGTAACCTGGGTAGTGCAACAAATGTTTCCCAATCAAATTGCTTACAGTTTGATGATTGCCATTCCCGCCGCATTTATCGTCGCCGGTTTGGTAGGGATTGCGATTGAGCGCGGAGTGATTCGCTTTTTATACGGCCGCCCATTGGAAACCCTGCTGGCGACATTTGGTATCAGCCTGATTTTGCAGCAAGCAGCCCGCAGCATTTTCTCTCCGCTCAATCGCGCGGTGGAATTGCCAGCATGGATGAGTGGCTCCATGGAGATCAACCCGGTGCTCTCCATTACCTACAACCGCTTGTATATTTTCATTTTCGGTTTGCTGGTGTTTTTTGCATTGTTGGTCATTCTGAAAAAAACTTCGCTCGGCTTAAAAGTCCGCGCCGTCTCCCAAAACCGCGCCATGGCGCGTGCAGTCGGTGTGCGTGCCAACTGGGTAGATGCCATGACCTTTGGCTTGGGCTCTGGCATTGCTGGCATCGCCGGCGTTGCTCTTTCGCAATTAACTAACGTCGGCCCAAACCTCGGCCAGGCCTACATTATCGACTCCTTTATGGTGGTGGTATTCGGCGGCGTGGGTAATCTGTGGGGCACACTAGTCGGCGCTATGGGCCTCGGCATTATCAATAAATTTTTGGAGCCTTACGCCGGCGCGGTACTCGCAAAAGTGTTGGTACTGGTGTTGTTGATTCTGTTTATCCAAAAGCGACCGAAAGGAATATTTCCGCAGAAAGGCAGAGCTGCTGCGGATTAA
- a CDS encoding response regulator, producing MKKILVVEDSEMVMKVLRHLVQSSALAYEAVYATSLVQATSLYEQSPQDFFAALVDLNLPDAPNGEVVDFTLSKKIPTIVLTGSYDEKRREQLFNKGIVDYVTKEGRYAYSKAIGMINRLEKNQHIKVLVVDDSDMSRKHVSNLFRRHLFQVLEAVDGVDAIKVLLENPDIKLVFTDYNMPKMDGFELVRNLRYKYDKTDLIMIGVSGESSEALSAKFIKHGANDFLRKPFHPEEFYCRIIHNIESLELIEQITYNAQRDHLTGLFHRSYFFNAARELYRQATEKASPLSLAVINIDHFSQVNEQHGNAWGDVALKHIASSLHNMLGRFLLARADSDDFFVLMPGLDHEKAAAFLAKVKQLLSAETCSINGVDTHFYFSAGICDQLHHSLDQQLAQANIYMHRAKEAGGNMIVDDGDE from the coding sequence ATGAAAAAAATTCTCGTCGTTGAAGACAGTGAAATGGTAATGAAGGTGCTGCGTCATTTGGTGCAGTCATCCGCTTTGGCGTATGAGGCTGTCTATGCCACTAGTTTGGTTCAGGCCACCAGTTTGTACGAGCAAAGCCCGCAAGATTTTTTTGCGGCGCTCGTGGATTTAAATTTACCGGATGCACCTAACGGCGAAGTCGTTGATTTTACGCTCAGCAAAAAAATTCCCACCATTGTCTTAACCGGCAGTTATGACGAGAAACGACGCGAGCAATTGTTCAATAAAGGCATAGTGGATTATGTGACTAAAGAGGGACGCTACGCTTATAGCAAGGCTATTGGGATGATCAACCGCCTGGAGAAAAATCAACATATCAAAGTGTTGGTGGTGGACGATTCGGATATGTCGCGCAAGCACGTGAGCAATTTGTTTCGTCGGCATTTGTTTCAGGTGTTGGAGGCAGTTGATGGTGTTGATGCCATTAAAGTACTGCTGGAAAACCCGGATATTAAATTAGTGTTTACCGATTACAATATGCCGAAAATGGATGGTTTTGAATTAGTGCGCAACCTGCGCTACAAATACGACAAAACCGATTTGATTATGATAGGTGTTTCCGGCGAGAGTAGTGAGGCACTCTCTGCGAAATTTATCAAGCACGGCGCCAATGATTTTCTGCGCAAGCCCTTTCACCCGGAAGAATTTTACTGCCGTATTATCCACAATATTGAATCGCTTGAATTGATTGAGCAGATTACCTACAACGCGCAGCGCGACCATTTAACCGGGCTTTTCCATCGCTCTTATTTCTTTAATGCTGCGCGTGAACTTTATCGCCAGGCAACGGAAAAAGCATCGCCCTTGTCATTGGCGGTTATCAATATTGATCATTTCAGCCAGGTGAACGAGCAACATGGAAACGCCTGGGGGGATGTTGCACTCAAACATATTGCCAGTAGTTTGCACAATATGCTCGGCCGATTTTTACTGGCGCGCGCCGATAGCGATGACTTTTTTGTGCTCATGCCGGGTTTGGATCATGAGAAAGCAGCCGCTTTTTTAGCGAAGGTGAAGCAATTATTATCCGCAGAAACCTGCAGCATTAATGGTGTAGACACCCATTTCTATTTTAGCGCTGGTATTTGTGATCAGCTCCATCACAGCCTTGATCAACAATTGGCCCAGGCAAATATCTATATGCACAGGGCGAAAGAAGCGGGTGGCAATATGATAGTGGATGATGGTGACGAATAA
- the urtA gene encoding urea ABC transporter substrate-binding protein yields the protein MKLKKIAKHVGALGIAAGLTIASFSAAAADTIKVGILHSLSGTMAISETTLKDTMLMLIEEQNKKGGLLGKKLEPVVVDPASNWPLFAEKTRELLTKDKVAAIFGCWTSVSRKSVLPVIEELNGVLFYPVQYEGEESSRNVFYTGAAPNQQAIPAVDYLMKEMKVKRWVLAGTDYVYPRTTNKILEAYLMAKGVAKEDIMINYTPFGHSDWQNIVSDIKRFGSAGKKTAVVSTINGDANVPFYRELGNQKVTAEDIPVVAFSVGEEELSGIDTKPLVGHLAAWNYFMSEDNAANAAFIKQWKAFIKNPKRVTNDPMEAHYIGFNMWVKAVEKAGTTDTDKVVDAIIGVEAPNLTGGVSKMLPNHHITKPVLIGEIQEDGQFLTVSKTDSLVPGDAWSDFLEGSKDLESDWIKLKCGNYNTKTKKCLGAAAQ from the coding sequence ATGAAGCTGAAGAAAATAGCAAAACACGTCGGGGCACTCGGTATCGCTGCCGGCTTAACCATAGCCTCATTCAGTGCGGCAGCCGCAGACACTATTAAAGTGGGCATTCTGCACTCGCTTTCCGGGACTATGGCAATTTCCGAGACAACCCTGAAAGACACCATGTTGATGTTGATTGAAGAGCAAAACAAAAAAGGCGGTTTGCTCGGCAAAAAACTCGAACCCGTGGTAGTAGACCCAGCGTCCAACTGGCCACTGTTCGCGGAAAAAACCCGTGAACTGTTAACCAAAGACAAAGTAGCCGCTATTTTCGGTTGCTGGACTTCCGTATCGCGCAAATCCGTTCTGCCCGTAATTGAAGAATTGAACGGCGTACTTTTCTATCCGGTGCAATACGAGGGTGAAGAATCGTCACGCAACGTGTTCTACACAGGCGCAGCACCAAACCAACAAGCGATTCCGGCAGTTGATTACCTCATGAAGGAAATGAAAGTGAAGCGCTGGGTACTGGCCGGTACCGACTATGTATACCCACGTACCACCAACAAAATTCTGGAAGCCTACTTGATGGCGAAAGGCGTTGCCAAAGAAGACATCATGATTAACTACACCCCTTTCGGTCATTCCGATTGGCAAAACATTGTGTCTGATATCAAACGTTTTGGTTCTGCTGGCAAGAAAACTGCCGTGGTATCAACCATCAACGGCGATGCTAACGTGCCTTTCTACCGCGAACTGGGTAACCAAAAAGTAACGGCAGAAGATATCCCGGTAGTTGCCTTCTCTGTGGGTGAAGAAGAACTCTCTGGTATCGACACCAAGCCACTGGTTGGTCACTTGGCTGCATGGAACTACTTCATGAGTGAAGACAATGCCGCTAACGCCGCTTTCATTAAACAATGGAAAGCCTTTATCAAAAATCCAAAGCGCGTAACCAACGACCCAATGGAAGCTCACTACATTGGTTTCAACATGTGGGTTAAAGCGGTTGAGAAAGCCGGCACTACCGATACCGATAAAGTGGTTGATGCGATCATCGGTGTAGAAGCGCCTAACCTGACTGGCGGCGTAAGCAAAATGTTGCCAAACCATCACATCACCAAACCCGTATTGATTGGCGAAATTCAGGAAGATGGTCAATTCCTCACCGTATCCAAAACCGATTCTCTGGTTCCAGGCGATGCATGGTCTGACTTCCTCGAAGGTTCAAAAGATCTGGAATCTGATTGGATCAAATTGAAGTGCGGTAACTACAACACCAAAACCAAAAAATGTTTAGGTGCTGCAGCGCAATAA
- a CDS encoding LysR family transcriptional regulator produces the protein MEIYQLKTFVTIAREGSITRASDSLCLSQPAVSSHIKALEEEVGFHLFERNARGMSLTPQGATLLSSAERLLALHREMVEQAKRIRQGLGGQIRLGSNRAPSALLLGKLLSHIAENVPDVDVHVQYGSSMEIEQAIINGELDAGFFSDSGSHNSELLKYPVDSFGVYLAAPSGWVINPAEPDWDTLAKMPWICPAPQSCCGNVAEQLFQQHQFRPAKQINVDHEKVTRSLIAGGVGLGLLHADTALDASAKGELVLVGEEQRKVPVYFAVRSVRQQEPLIAALLNYLNTSI, from the coding sequence ATGGAAATTTATCAGCTAAAAACCTTTGTCACTATTGCGCGAGAGGGCAGCATCACGCGCGCTTCTGATAGCCTGTGTTTAAGTCAACCGGCGGTGAGTTCTCATATCAAGGCGTTGGAAGAGGAGGTGGGATTTCATTTGTTCGAGCGCAATGCGCGCGGCATGAGCCTCACCCCCCAGGGCGCCACATTGTTGTCGAGCGCTGAACGTTTGTTGGCATTGCACCGGGAGATGGTAGAGCAGGCCAAGCGTATCCGTCAGGGGCTGGGCGGGCAAATTCGTCTGGGCTCAAACCGCGCGCCCAGCGCCTTGCTATTAGGGAAATTACTCAGCCATATTGCTGAAAATGTTCCGGATGTCGATGTGCATGTGCAGTACGGCAGTTCAATGGAAATCGAACAGGCGATAATAAATGGCGAATTGGATGCGGGCTTTTTTTCAGATTCCGGATCGCACAACAGTGAGTTGTTGAAATACCCGGTAGACAGTTTTGGTGTTTACCTTGCTGCCCCGAGTGGATGGGTAATTAATCCGGCTGAACCGGATTGGGACACCTTGGCCAAAATGCCCTGGATTTGCCCGGCGCCGCAAAGCTGTTGCGGAAATGTTGCCGAGCAATTATTTCAGCAGCACCAATTTCGCCCGGCCAAACAAATTAATGTAGATCACGAAAAAGTAACGCGCAGTTTAATTGCCGGTGGCGTAGGCTTGGGGCTGTTGCATGCTGATACTGCGCTGGATGCGAGTGCGAAAGGCGAACTGGTATTGGTTGGCGAGGAGCAGCGAAAAGTGCCGGTATATTTTGCCGTGAGATCAGTGCGGCAACAGGAGCCCCTGATTGCCGCACTACTTAATTACCTCAACACTTCAATTTAA
- the urtE gene encoding urea ABC transporter ATP-binding subunit UrtE, whose protein sequence is MLEIKNINQYYGQSHILWDLSLNLKKGTCGCLIGRNGVGKTTLLKCITGLLPVRDGSIQLNGYDINKLSTENRARGGIGFVPQGREIFPLLTVEENLKISLGARKDKSRFIPGLIYELFPVLKEMKHRRGGDLSGGQQQQLAIGRALVLDPQLLILDEPTEGIQPNVVRDIGEVIRKLNRELGLTVLLVEQKLPFARRVADDFFIMEKGSVVATGPIADLNDGLVQRYLSV, encoded by the coding sequence ATGCTGGAAATTAAAAATATCAATCAATACTACGGCCAAAGCCATATCCTGTGGGATTTATCGCTTAACCTGAAGAAAGGCACCTGCGGGTGTTTGATTGGTCGCAACGGCGTTGGCAAGACCACCCTGCTTAAATGCATTACCGGTTTATTGCCCGTGCGCGACGGTTCCATCCAACTAAACGGTTACGACATCAACAAACTGTCTACCGAAAACCGCGCACGCGGTGGCATTGGTTTTGTACCTCAGGGCCGCGAAATATTTCCACTGCTAACCGTGGAAGAAAATTTAAAGATATCGCTCGGGGCGCGCAAAGATAAATCGCGTTTTATTCCCGGGTTGATCTATGAATTATTCCCCGTGCTAAAAGAAATGAAGCACAGACGCGGTGGTGATTTATCCGGTGGCCAGCAACAACAACTCGCCATTGGCCGCGCACTGGTACTGGACCCGCAACTGCTAATATTGGATGAACCCACCGAAGGAATTCAGCCAAATGTTGTGCGGGACATCGGCGAAGTCATTCGCAAACTGAATCGCGAATTAGGTTTAACTGTATTACTGGTTGAGCAAAAACTTCCTTTCGCCCGCCGTGTTGCCGACGACTTTTTCATTATGGAAAAAGGCAGCGTAGTGGCCACTGGGCCGATTGCTGATTTGAATGATGGATTGGTGCAGCGGTATTTGAGTGTTTAA
- a CDS encoding DMT family transporter, which translates to MSAASPAKSALLTLHFGAFMMGATGLFSKLIQLPAWDITGYRTWIAAAVLFIWVWWRERNIALKAPRDYGRMLVLGALLALHWVTFFYSMQVANIAVGMISLYAYPVVTVFLEPWIKRTKLDWRDVLSGMLVLCGIYCLVPEFDVDNNTTQGVIWGVVSAVTFAVRNLLLSYWFSNQSAARSMSYQVLIVALLMTPVLFLSNHQPSEKDWWLLICLGIIFTAVTHTLLGFSLRYLKAKTVGLVACLQPVYAVVYEIFLLHEIPDSGTLIGGAIIMAAAIYESVHEHHKTHST; encoded by the coding sequence ATGTCTGCTGCATCACCGGCTAAATCTGCATTGCTAACCTTGCACTTCGGCGCCTTTATGATGGGCGCTACCGGATTGTTTTCCAAACTTATTCAACTCCCCGCGTGGGATATTACCGGTTACCGCACCTGGATTGCGGCAGCGGTTTTGTTTATTTGGGTGTGGTGGCGCGAGCGCAATATTGCGTTAAAAGCCCCGCGCGATTACGGACGCATGCTGGTGTTGGGTGCCTTACTTGCGCTGCATTGGGTTACGTTTTTTTACTCGATGCAAGTCGCGAACATCGCGGTAGGAATGATTTCACTCTACGCCTATCCGGTAGTGACCGTTTTCCTCGAACCCTGGATCAAGCGTACCAAACTCGATTGGCGCGATGTGCTGAGCGGAATGTTAGTGCTCTGCGGTATTTATTGTTTGGTGCCGGAATTTGATGTGGATAACAACACGACCCAGGGTGTGATTTGGGGAGTGGTTTCAGCGGTGACCTTTGCAGTGCGCAATTTATTATTGAGCTATTGGTTTAGTAACCAATCCGCCGCGCGCTCCATGAGTTACCAGGTGTTGATCGTCGCATTACTAATGACCCCGGTGCTGTTTCTGTCGAATCATCAACCCAGCGAAAAAGATTGGTGGTTGTTAATTTGTTTGGGCATTATTTTTACCGCCGTTACTCATACCCTCTTGGGGTTTTCGCTGCGCTATTTGAAAGCTAAAACTGTCGGGTTAGTCGCTTGTTTGCAACCGGTCTACGCGGTGGTATATGAAATATTTTTACTTCACGAAATTCCCGACAGCGGCACTTTAATTGGCGGGGCCATTATTATGGCGGCGGCGATTTATGAATCGGTCCATGAGCACCATAAAACCCACTCGACTTAA
- a CDS encoding class III extradiol ring-cleavage dioxygenase: MNSKSLMPVVFVPHGGGPMPLLGDASHRELTVFMQNLAQDLPAPAAILVVSAHWEEAQASISSGAQPAMIFDYYGFPTESYEFRYPAPGSPALAETVAQLLRAKDIPLKLDNQRGYDHGTFVPLLLSYPRADIPVVQLSLLQSLDPAAHIAMGEAIAPLREQGVLILGSGMSFHNMRAFFSPSPTVKSKSDGFDQWLNNTLTSPSLEYAQRAEQLVNWVHAPEARFCHPREEHLLPLHVCVGAAKASPCAQRNFGGYLLGTKVSGFLWQ, from the coding sequence ATGAATAGCAAATCCTTAATGCCGGTTGTATTTGTTCCCCACGGTGGCGGCCCTATGCCCTTGTTGGGTGATGCGAGTCATCGCGAGCTCACTGTCTTTATGCAAAATCTTGCACAGGATTTACCGGCTCCCGCTGCAATTTTGGTGGTTAGTGCTCACTGGGAAGAAGCGCAAGCGAGTATCTCCAGTGGTGCGCAACCGGCAATGATATTTGATTACTACGGATTCCCCACCGAAAGCTATGAGTTTCGCTACCCGGCACCTGGCAGCCCCGCATTGGCTGAAACGGTTGCGCAGTTATTACGCGCAAAAGATATTCCGCTAAAGCTGGATAACCAGCGCGGTTATGACCATGGTACTTTTGTGCCGCTCCTCTTGAGTTATCCGCGTGCGGACATTCCAGTGGTGCAGCTGTCGTTACTGCAATCGCTCGACCCGGCAGCCCATATTGCAATGGGCGAAGCCATTGCGCCATTGCGCGAACAGGGCGTATTGATTCTTGGCTCGGGTATGTCTTTTCATAATATGCGCGCCTTTTTTTCGCCCAGCCCAACCGTAAAAAGCAAAAGCGACGGATTTGATCAATGGTTGAATAACACCCTGACCAGTCCTTCGTTAGAGTATGCACAACGAGCGGAACAATTGGTTAATTGGGTGCATGCACCCGAAGCGCGTTTTTGTCACCCGCGTGAAGAACATTTGCTGCCCTTGCATGTATGCGTTGGTGCAGCAAAAGCATCGCCCTGTGCGCAACGTAATTTTGGCGGTTATCTGCTGGGCACGAAGGTCAGTGGGTTCCTCTGGCAATAA
- the urtD gene encoding urea ABC transporter ATP-binding protein UrtD, translating into MNIFSRDQRTIGMKDPNFGAPLDTSHRTILYVEGVTVSFDGFRALNNLNLYIDEGELRCIIGPNGAGKTTMMDVITGKTKPDAGSVFFGQQINLLELSEHQIARGGIGRKFQKPTIFEALTVYENLELATAADKRVWWTLSQQLNSAQKYRIDEVLVQIGLAEHRYKNAGSLSHGQKQWLEIGMLLMQSPRVLLVDEPVAGMTGEETEKTAELLLSLAGKHSVIVVEHDMKFVRSIARKVTVLHQGSVLTEGTMDQVQNDPKVIEVYLGE; encoded by the coding sequence ATGAATATATTTTCTCGCGATCAACGCACCATCGGAATGAAAGACCCGAATTTCGGTGCACCACTGGATACTAGCCATAGAACGATATTGTACGTTGAGGGCGTCACGGTCAGTTTTGATGGTTTTCGCGCACTCAATAATTTGAACCTCTATATTGATGAAGGTGAATTGCGCTGCATTATTGGCCCAAACGGTGCCGGTAAAACCACCATGATGGATGTGATTACCGGGAAAACCAAACCCGATGCTGGCAGCGTTTTTTTTGGTCAGCAAATTAATTTACTCGAACTATCTGAACATCAAATCGCACGCGGTGGTATAGGCCGTAAGTTTCAAAAACCGACGATTTTCGAAGCGCTGACGGTTTACGAAAATCTGGAGCTGGCGACAGCGGCCGACAAGCGCGTTTGGTGGACGCTGAGCCAACAATTGAATAGTGCGCAGAAATATCGCATCGACGAAGTACTGGTACAAATCGGATTGGCGGAGCATCGCTACAAAAATGCCGGGTCCCTTTCTCACGGGCAAAAGCAATGGCTGGAAATCGGCATGCTACTGATGCAAAGCCCGCGCGTGTTGTTGGTGGACGAACCGGTTGCCGGTATGACGGGCGAAGAAACCGAAAAAACTGCTGAGCTGTTGTTGTCACTCGCGGGGAAGCATTCGGTGATTGTGGTGGAACACGATATGAAATTTGTTCGCTCCATTGCACGCAAGGTCACGGTACTGCATCAAGGCTCGGTCTTAACCGAAGGCACTATGGACCAGGTGCAAAATGATCCCAAAGTCATTGAAGTTTATTTGGGCGAGTAA
- the urtC gene encoding urea ABC transporter permease subunit UrtC, whose protein sequence is MLTQRLLLSDRGGMIVLGLVLLAMIVVPICNLLVPETSALHVSTFTVTLLGKFLCYALLALSVDLIWGYCGILSLGHGAFFALGGYAMGMYLMRQIGPRGQYGDPILPDFMVFLNWKELPWYWQGFDMFWFALLMIIVIPGVLAFVFGWLAFRSRVTGVYLSIITQALTYALMLAFFRNEMGFGGNNGLTDFKDILGFPIAANGTRISLFLASGFMLMLAYLACRYIVTSRMGKIIVSIRDAESRTRFCGYQVESYKLWLFVFSAILAGIAGALYVPQVGIINPGEFSPLNSIELVVWVATGGRGTLFGAIVGAFTVNYGKTLFTSYSPETWLFALGALFVVVTLVLPKGLVGLFNRGKKASADNLNAKGNSATPTAAVETTPKAQEENSSPLDSAAKEPV, encoded by the coding sequence ATGTTAACCCAACGTTTATTACTCAGTGATCGCGGTGGCATGATTGTGCTGGGGCTGGTACTCCTGGCAATGATAGTTGTGCCTATTTGTAATTTATTAGTGCCGGAAACGTCTGCACTGCATGTTTCCACATTTACGGTGACATTGCTGGGTAAATTTTTATGCTACGCATTGCTCGCGCTCTCAGTGGATTTAATCTGGGGCTATTGCGGCATTTTATCGCTCGGCCACGGCGCTTTTTTTGCGCTGGGGGGTTATGCGATGGGCATGTATCTTATGCGGCAAATTGGCCCGCGCGGCCAATATGGTGACCCAATACTGCCGGATTTTATGGTGTTCCTGAACTGGAAAGAATTGCCTTGGTACTGGCAAGGTTTCGACATGTTCTGGTTTGCGTTACTGATGATTATTGTAATTCCGGGTGTTCTCGCGTTTGTATTTGGTTGGCTGGCGTTTCGCTCGCGGGTTACCGGTGTTTACTTGTCGATTATCACCCAGGCATTAACCTACGCATTAATGCTTGCCTTTTTCCGCAACGAAATGGGTTTCGGTGGCAACAACGGACTCACCGATTTTAAAGATATTCTCGGTTTCCCTATCGCCGCTAACGGCACACGCATTTCATTGTTTCTCGCATCAGGATTTATGCTAATGCTTGCCTACCTCGCCTGTCGCTATATTGTGACTTCGCGCATGGGAAAAATTATTGTCTCCATTCGCGATGCAGAAAGTCGCACACGTTTTTGCGGCTATCAGGTTGAATCTTATAAATTATGGTTGTTTGTATTTTCCGCCATTCTCGCCGGAATTGCCGGTGCACTCTACGTACCGCAAGTCGGCATTATCAACCCCGGTGAATTTTCCCCACTCAATTCCATTGAGTTAGTCGTGTGGGTTGCCACCGGCGGGCGCGGCACTTTATTCGGTGCCATCGTGGGTGCATTTACGGTGAACTACGGTAAAACCTTGTTCACGTCCTATTCACCGGAAACCTGGCTATTTGCATTAGGCGCGCTCTTTGTGGTTGTAACACTGGTGCTGCCAAAAGGTTTGGTGGGCTTATTTAACCGCGGTAAAAAGGCATCCGCCGACAACCTAAACGCAAAAGGAAATAGCGCTACCCCTACCGCTGCCGTGGAAACCACGCCAAAAGCGCAGGAAGAGAATAGTTCGCCGTTAGACTCTGCCGCCAAGGAGCCAGTGTAA